From the Clupea harengus chromosome 15, Ch_v2.0.2, whole genome shotgun sequence genome, one window contains:
- the LOC116223858 gene encoding uncharacterized protein LOC116223858 isoform X3, giving the protein MRVCAKEARFAASDGFTGYVRTINRYPLEIPGHSEVLVWGRTKAGIQKRDYQCLVEPFGESDVLTARAVSTVKQGRLPIRVRNISSTPVYLRRHQKLAKAFVVEPVDIVQDTDVSMSRVGEQVVQVSLTQVKQDLKDRPALVDVNNIDISPAQRLKLLLHKHQAVFSCHDEDYGKTSTIQHVIPTGDAAPVRGRHSHVPRHLYQEVKTLIQD; this is encoded by the exons ATGAGAGTATGTGCAAAGGAGGCCAGATTTGCAGCCAGCGATGGGTTTACAGGGTATGTTCGCACTATTAACCGTTACCCTCTGGAAATTCCAGGACACAGTGAAGTCCTGGTGTGGGGCCGTACCAAGGCTGGCATTCAGAAACGGGATTACCAGTGCCTAGTGGAGCCCTTTGGGGAGTCTGATGTGCTCACCGCTCGAGCAGTATCAACGGTCAAGCAGGGAAGGTTACCCATCAGAGTGAGAAACATAAGCAGCACCCCGGTCTACCTACGACGCCACCAGAAGCTGGCTAAGGCATTTGTAGTGGAACCAGTAGACATTGTACAAGACACGGATGTGAGTATGTCCAGAGTGGGGGAACAGGTGGTACAGGTTAGCTTAACGCAAGTAAAACAAGACCTAAAGGACCGGCCCGCCCTAGTGGATGTTAACAACATTGATATCTCCCCAGCCCAAAGACTGAAATTACTGTTACACAAGCATCAGGCTGTGTTCTCTTGTCATGACGAGGACTATGGGAAGACGAGCACCATACAGCATGTGATCCCGACAGGAGACGCCGCACCTGTGAGAGGACGCCACAGTCATGTGCCTCGCCACCTGTACCAGGAAGTGAAAACCCTCATTCAAG ACTAA
- the LOC105897027 gene encoding G-protein coupled receptor family C group 6 member A-like: MWLRLLSLVLWAALVQVSQTNVKISPRNAFMDGDVIIGILSSVHSTVDNLQGRVRPEEFTCSNFDQISFVRMLAAIYTIDTINEANFLPGVRLGYAVYDPCADATKALHSVEQMLSTNGSLPVMDDYSEFRPQVKVILGARYSLLTIPVAKLLSVYLFPQISTTSSAVVLSDKLKFPGFFRVIPSDVYQTEALVQLIRHFKWNWVGLVSMDDDYGRGVHQSFLKDAEEAGVCVAYEEVVPHYLGHAESKKRIKEVARKIQLSDAQVVMVILRPELVEMLFEEMIRSNTTRVWIASDVWSRSTDVAKMKDINKVGDILGFSFISGKITGFEQYLQNLPIGPGVRNDFIVEYKQKDCPADSPEVCSKPNADYLVKNTDLPVVYGEWVAIWSIAHALQELLGCNETFCPGDTHFPPFELLDKLHKVNCTLDGKRHFFNKDGDFEDGYDVIMWVPDGEHRRAEVKGSFTIQPREVVVNSHDIIWTSTPNNTVCTNTIQPRRQSLVHLPFHCSYTIPICASLPIQQIPVSRCSPSCNPGSSKKVSNVSCCYSCTPCDEGSYSDRYDEDDCHPCPNDTWSLKGWTRCEPRTVKYLQWSGPYPIALLVGVGVGLLLLIIVFVCFIVYRNTVLIKSANLLMSCFMMVGLAVSFGSVVLFMDEPSIHLCRAQQTMYALGFTLCVSCILVKAFRTFLAFMAFDPVRHHRLNKLYKPLIIMVLATSVQGLVCVFWLIYDTPNVDQTPPSNQSMIHVLQCSEGSSVGFGVMHGYIALLALICFLLAFKGRKVPHDFSETGIIIFSMLIHLFVWLCFIPIYITKNESRPIVQASAILVSNYGIIFCHFLPKCYRAIWGKNTTERIRARLRQFSESKKRASVDSGLSSQDLEMDPGSRRSVSFALPPFTSSESLTDSGFLPTSRHLSLTSASPQSTSPSAEDPSFNLSHADSVFVITAPEVTLL; the protein is encoded by the exons ATGTGGCTCCGTCTCCTCAGCTTGGTGCTATGGGCAGCGCTTGTCCAGGTCTCCCAGACGAATGTGAAGATCTCTCCGCGTAACGCCTTTATGGATGGGGATGTTATCATAGGGATCCTCAGCTCTGTTCACTCCACAGTCGATAACCTCCAGGGCCGTGTTCGACCAGAGGAGTTCACCTGCAGCAA TTTTGACCAGATTTCCTTCGTCCGAATGCTGGCTGCCATCTACACTATTGACACCATAAACGAAGCTAATTTTCTTCCTGGTGTTCGGCTGGGATATGCCGTTTATGACCCATGTGCTGACGCCACCAAAGCTCTCCACTCTGTGGAACAGATGCTGTCAACCAACGGCTCTTTGCCTGTCATGGATGATTACTCTGAGTTCCGACCACAAGTTAAGGTTATCTTAGGGGCACGATACTCTCTGTTGACCATCCCTGTGGCCAAACTTCTCAGCGTCTATCTCTTCCCTCAA ATAAGCACCACATCCTCCGCGGTTGTTCTGAGCGATAAGCTGAAGTTCCCGGGGTTTTTCCGAGTGATCCCCAGTGATGTGTACCAGACAGAGGCCTTGGTGCAGCTCATAAGACACTTTAAATGGAACTGGGTTGGTCTGGTCTCTATGGATGATGACTACGGTAGGGGAGTCCACCAAAGTTTCCTGAAGGATGCAGAGgaggctggggtgtgtgtggcctaTGAGGAGGTCGTTCCACACTATCTGGGCCACGCGGAGAGTAAGAAACGAATCAAGGAGGTGGCCAGGAAGATACAGCTCTCTGATGCACAG gtggtgatggtgatccTCCGACCAGAGCTGGTGGAGATGCTGTTTGAGGAGATGATCCGCTCCAATACCACTCGAGTTTGGATCGCCAGTGATGTTTGGTCCAGGTCTACAGATGTGGCAAAAATGAAGGACATCAACAAG GTTGGAGACATTCTTGGGTTCAGTTTCATCTCAGGAAAAATCACTGGGTTTGAGCAATACTTACAGAACCTACCAATTGGGCCAGGTGTGAGAAATGATTTCATCGTAGAGTACAAGCAGAAAGACTGCCCTGCTGATTCCCCAGAGGTTTGCAGTAAGCCCAACGCTGACTATCTGGTGAAGAACACAGACCTCCCAGTGGTCTATGGAGAGTGGGTGGCTATTTGGAGCATAGCTCATGCTCTGCAAGAACTACTTGGATGCAATGAAACATTCTGTCCAGGAGATACTCATTTCCCTCCATTTGAG CTTCTTGACAAGCTCCACAAGGTGAATTGTACCCTTGATGGTAAGAGACACTTCTTCAATAAAGATGGTGACTTTGAAGACGGCTATGACGTCATCATGTGGGTGCCAGACGGTGAGCACAGACGTGCTGAAGTGAAAGGGAGCTTCACCATACAGCCAAGAGAAGTGGTGGTCAATAGTCATGACATCATATGGACTTCAACCCCCAACAACACTGTATGTACAAACACAATTCAACCAAGGAGGCAGTCTCTTGTGCATTTACCTTTTCACTGCAGTTATACTATACCAATA TGTGCTTCACTTCCAATCCAACAGATACCTGTATCACGGTGCTCACCATCATGTAATCCTGGCTCTTCAAAAAAGGTGTCTAATGTTTCCTGCTGCTACAGCTGCACCCCCTGTGATGAAGGGTCCTACTCAGACAGATATG ATGAAGATGACTGCCATCCGTGCCCTAATGACACTTGGTCTCTGAAGGGATGGACTAGATGTGAACCACGCACTGTAAAGTATCTGCAGTGGTCTGGCCCATATCCCATTGCTCTCCTAGTGGGAGTGGGCGTTGGGCTCCTGCTTCTCATaatagtttttgtgtgtttcattgtcTACCGGAACACCGTACTAATCAAGTCCGCCAATCTTCTCATGTCTTGCTTCATGATGGTTGGTTTGGCGGTGAGTTTTGGAAGTGTGGTTCTATTCATGGATGAACCCAGCATCCACCTCTGCCGAGCCCAGCAGACCATGTATGCCTTGGGCTTCaccctctgtgtctcctgcaTCTTGGTCAAAGCTTTCCGCACGTTCCTGGCATTCATGGCTTTTGATCCTGTGAGACACCATCGTCTGAACAAGCTCTACAAGCCCCTGATTATTATGGTCCTGGCGACCTCTGTTCAAGGgctggtctgtgtgttctgGCTGATCTATGACACCCCTAATGTGGATCAGACTCCCCCATCCAACCAGAGCATGATCCATGTGCTGCAGTGCAGCGAGGGCTCCAGCGTGGGTTTTGGGGTGATGCATGGCTACATCGCTCTGTTAGCACTCATCTGCTTCCTGCTGGCCTTCAAAGGAAGGAAGGTGCCGCACGACTTCAGCGAGACCGgcatcatcatcttcagcatGCTTATCCACTTGTTTGTGTGGCTCTGCTTCATCCCCATCTACATCACCAAAAATGAGTCACGCCCCATCGTACAGGCCTCCGCCATCTTAGTCTCCAACTACGGCATCATATTCTGTCACTTCTTACCCAAGTGCTACCGAGCCATTTGGGGCAAAAACACGACAGAGCGAATCAGGGCTCGTCTACGCCAGTTTTCTGAGTCTAAAAAACGCGCCTCCGTAGACTCCGGCCTTAGCTCCCAAGACTTAGAGATGGACCCCGGGTCACGCCGCTCCGTAAGCTTCGCCCTTCCCCCATTCACTTCATCAGAGTCCTTGACAGATTCGGGGTTTCTGCCTACCAGTAGGCATCTTTCCCTGACCTCTGCTTCTCCCCAGTCAACCAGTCCATCAGCAGAAGACCCTTCGTTCAACCTGAGTCATGCTGATTCTGTCTTTGTTATAACAGCACCTGAGGTCACACTGCTCTAG
- the LOC116223858 gene encoding uncharacterized protein LOC116223858 isoform X2 gives MRVCAKEARFAASDGFTGYVRTINRYPLEIPGHSEVLVWGRTKAGIQKRDYQCLVEPFGESDVLTARAVSTVKQGRLPIRVRNISSTPVYLRRHQKLAKAFVVEPVDIVQDTDVSMSRVGEQVVQVSLTQVKQDLKDRPALVDVNNIDISPAQRLKLLLHKHQAVFSCHDEDYGKTSTIQHVIPTGDAAPVRGRHSHVPRHLYQEVKTLIQAD, from the exons ATGAGAGTATGTGCAAAGGAGGCCAGATTTGCAGCCAGCGATGGGTTTACAGGGTATGTTCGCACTATTAACCGTTACCCTCTGGAAATTCCAGGACACAGTGAAGTCCTGGTGTGGGGCCGTACCAAGGCTGGCATTCAGAAACGGGATTACCAGTGCCTAGTGGAGCCCTTTGGGGAGTCTGATGTGCTCACCGCTCGAGCAGTATCAACGGTCAAGCAGGGAAGGTTACCCATCAGAGTGAGAAACATAAGCAGCACCCCGGTCTACCTACGACGCCACCAGAAGCTGGCTAAGGCATTTGTAGTGGAACCAGTAGACATTGTACAAGACACGGATGTGAGTATGTCCAGAGTGGGGGAACAGGTGGTACAGGTTAGCTTAACGCAAGTAAAACAAGACCTAAAGGACCGGCCCGCCCTAGTGGATGTTAACAACATTGATATCTCCCCAGCCCAAAGACTGAAATTACTGTTACACAAGCATCAGGCTGTGTTCTCTTGTCATGACGAGGACTATGGGAAGACGAGCACCATACAGCATGTGATCCCGACAGGAGACGCCGCACCTGTGAGAGGACGCCACAGTCATGTGCCTCGCCACCTGTACCAGGAAGTGAAAACCCTCATTCAAG CAGACTAA
- the LOC116223858 gene encoding uncharacterized protein LOC116223858 isoform X1, with protein MTEPGSSTSPRMMPIYTGSMIISKFRGKDSDCSLGEWKRQLNTLFNLQKIPVEFRADFTLSCLEGTAKTQILILPQERRKTAELIFKKLEELYGDQASASVLRAQFFNITQEPQEDIDSFALRIQEHFARLKRRDARGLRDEDVLLRDVLIDGLRDPAMRELQQASPRRAQQTSTQGRNHHTPDRRAPWRPAANQYDEQDTGSQVTLMRESFFQEHFGQQGALLEDPSAWLALQAANGLAIPYLGTQ; from the exons ATGACTGAGCCAGGTAGTTCAACAAGCCCCAGAATGATGCCAATATACACGGGAAGCATGATTATATCCAAGTTTCGAGGCAAAGATTCAGACTGTAGTCTTGGAGAATGGAAGagacagttaaacacactatttaatCTCCAAAAGATTCCGGTCGAATTCAGAGCTGACTTTACACTTAGCTGCTTGGAAGGGACTGCAAAAACACAAATTCTAATTCTACcccaagagagaagaaagacagctgaattgatatttaaaaaattaGAAGAGCTATACGGAGATCAAGCCTCTGCCTCGGTCCTGCGCGCCCAGTTTTTTAATATCACCCAAGAGCCTCAAGAAGACATTGATAGCTTTGCTCTCCGGATTCAAGAACACTTTGCCAGGCTGAAAAGGAGAGATGCTCGAGGACTAAGAGACGAGGATGTCCTGCTCCGTGATGTTCTCATCGATGGCCTAAGAGATCCAGCCATGCGGG AGCTCCAACAGGCCTCGCCAAGAAGGGCGCAACAAACATCGACGCAGGGACGGAATCATCATACACCTGACCGCAGGGCCCCATGGCGtccagcagccaatcagtaTGACGAGCAAG ACACGGGATCACAAGTAACATTGATGAGGGAGAGTTTTTTCCAGGAACATTttggccagcagggggcactaCTTGAAGACCCTTCAGCATGGTTGGCACTACAAGCAGCAAACGGCCTTGCGATTCCGTACCTGGG GACACAGTGA